TAGTAGCTACTGATAGACAAAAGAAGAGCCCCAGTATGCTATTTTATGAAATACTTACAGATTAATATTCTCCACAGAAAGTGTCAACataaaaggaaagaagagaTAAGAAATCTAAAAGCAATATAGAGGAGAATCTTCAAAGATATCAAAGAAGCTAAATAGGAgatttgaaaagaataaaacaaacTGATTCAGGAGACATAAGGTAAATAAATAAGTTCTCCAAGATTGTAAACCGAGAAATAAATGCAACCATGTTGACATCATGGGTTATCATTTGACAGAGGAGATTACttaaattaaactcataaaaacaaaacaagagaCATGGTATCTCTTAGATTATAAATATGCAGATAGGATCATAACCATATCAAGAGTATGATTTTGCCTGGTATCAGGAAGTATCTCTGGGGATAACTTATCCCCACTAGAAGTAGAATTAGGACAGCCGCAACCATTATATAGATTTTTCTATGCCAATAACTTGACCTGAGAATATGAGAACGTCATTTGAAAGATTTACTTCTTTAATAAGGGCAAACTGTCCTCTATATGACATGAATCACATAAGCCCCAAAGTATCATAGTATTAGACTCTGCCAGTTCCTATTTAAAAGCCATATGTCTTTTTGAAAGGGAAGTAAAACCGTTACACATGGATCAAGCCTATCCCAGAAAGCGGAATGAATACAACTCTGTCCACCACAGAGTCGCTATCATTTGATTCCACTTGGCTTGTCTGAAACTAGTAGTTTTCTGTAAGGAATATTCAACAATTAAAAGGTTGGAACAGGAACAAAACTAACAACCAAACAAGCACTATTCTCTTCAGTTGTTAGTTTTACGAAATCCTTGTAAATGCTATACTTCATTTTTTTCCTGTCTTGGTCCCAAGGATGGATGCTGTTTTCTTTCCTACACCAAAACATCAATCAAAACACCTCAAAGTCAAGCAGTGAAATGAcaacaaaaacacaattaaaatgcaaaaataCTAACTCAAACATCACATCATCACAATTAAGCTCAGACCATCTGAGACATGCAAAATTATATCTAAGCACTAATCCATGGCCGAGTTTTCATCATCAAAAAAGAGTTACAGAATTatcattcttattattattattaagcaAAAAGTCATGAGAACCCCTTACGACGCTTTTGAATGGCCGTATACATTTTCCTTCTAGAACCCACCGCATTTATTCCCATATCTTTAAGATCTTCTAATGTCAACATCGGCAACACTTCATCATCCACTCCATGAATCTCAAAAACGGGTGCATATCGACTCAACCCTAACTCAATCAGAAACGACCTCACCCCATCACTCATTCCCGGATAATTATCATATTCAGTCCTCTCATTTTCTCGACTATCCGAAACCCTAGTCCGACCCGGAGCTGAACCCGGGGCCCCTCTCCTGTGACCGGGCCAAAAATCCATGGCCACGTTATCCACCGAATGGACTGGGCTTTGGTCTTTTAACGGGCTGTCCGAATTGTGATCGAAATCTCGAAACGTTTCCTCCCCATCCTCTCTACTGTCACCTTCAGCTCCCTGGTCGATTCTCGATATCCAATTAGTTCTCGCTCTCTTCGTCGTCGGCGCTCTCTTAGATTTCACTTTCCTGTGAGAAAATTCAAGATTGTTAGAGTTGATACCATCGCCATTCTGATTCTTGTTTTCGTTTTCGTGAAAATCTTGCGAATCACTTCCGTTCACTAGGTTTGTTAAAGAACGAGCCTTGATTGATTTAGAGGAGCTATCTC
This sequence is a window from Mangifera indica cultivar Alphonso chromosome 5, CATAS_Mindica_2.1, whole genome shotgun sequence. Protein-coding genes within it:
- the LOC123215387 gene encoding uncharacterized protein LOC123215387 isoform X1, producing the protein MLTTHTHKHTPFPLVTVMAAELQPPDNPITAAIASTTNATATPASTNTTAILAVQIDPAGPPLAPKRQRRPSVRLGEIGDQPSYDSHVRCNKPFHHSWRLPRDSSSKSIKARSLTNLVNGSDSQDFHENENKNQNGDGINSNNLEFSHRKVKSKRAPTTKRARTNWISRIDQGAEGDSREDGEETFRDFDHNSDSPLKDQSPVHSVDNVAMDFWPGHRRGAPGSAPGRTRVSDSRENERTEYDNYPGMSDGVRSFLIELGLSRYAPVFEIHGVDDEVLPMLTLEDLKDMGINAVGSRRKMYTAIQKRQNSIHPWDQDRKKMKYSIYKDFVKLTTEENSACLVVSFVPVPTF
- the LOC123215387 gene encoding uncharacterized protein LOC123215387 isoform X3 gives rise to the protein MLTTHTHKHTPFPLVTVMAAELQPPDNPITAAIASTTNATATPASTNTTAILAVQIDPAGPPLAPKRQRRPSVRLGEIGDQPSYDSHVRCNKPFHHSWRLPRDSSSKSIKARSLTNLVNGSDSQDFHENENKNQNGDGINSNNLEFSHRKVKSKRAPTTKRARTNWISRIDQGAEGDSREDGEETFRDFDHNSDSPLKDQSPVHSVDNVAMDFWPGHRRGAPGSAPGRTRVSDSRENERTEYDNYPGMSDGVRSFLIELGLSRYAPVFEIHGVDDEVLPMLTLEDLKDMGINAVGSRRKMYTAIQKRRKKTASILGTKTGKK
- the LOC123215387 gene encoding uncharacterized protein LOC123215387 isoform X2; protein product: MLTTHTHKHTPFPLVTVMAAELQPPDNPITAAIASTTNATATPASTNTTAILAVQIDPAGPPLAPKRQRRPSVRLGEIGDQPSYDSHVRCNKPFHHSWRLPRDSSSKSIKARSLTNLVNGSDSQDFHENENKNQNGDGINSNNLEFSHRKVKSKRAPTTKRARTNWISRIDQGAEGDSREDGEETFRDFDHNSDSPLKDQSPVHSVDNVAMDFWPGHRRGAPGSAPGRTRVSDSRENERTEYDNYPGMSDGVRSFLIELGLSRYAPVFEIHGVDDEVLPMLTLEDLKDMGINAVGSRRKMYTAIQKRHAMYQSPFTCLVSSCTQRKYKPVL